The following coding sequences lie in one Thalassoglobus polymorphus genomic window:
- a CDS encoding MFS transporter, with the protein MTSSMQDAPLSGTPVPTSARLYYGWVMLPLSMLAIMATSAGQTYGISGFNAGVGASLMLTETELAKAYMLGTILGAIPIAYFGHLMDRFGLRKTVLVAITLFSMACILMAATTNWFLLVISFCLLRMLGPGTLAMLSGNMMAFWFHRRLGSVEAIRKLSLSVAMGTVPILNHWMLERFGWRSSYFIWGIGIWVGLFPLFYFLYRNRPEDVGQSLDSRRAPEANDVKNVLTGMPFAEVVKTSAFWALSTGSGVFALVMTAIVFNRISIMEQQGLDGIESAYMISALSATWAVTQFLSGNLVDRFPPKPFLILGQLLFCLSVLSLRGANSSAAVLLTGVLMGAGQGFYSGASHPVWPRYFGKLHLGKITGIWMAAMVAASATGPYFAGVVRDVTGSFSASLLIFAVFPIPVAILTLFSDFGPTPGRRPISNGLA; encoded by the coding sequence ATGACTTCTTCCATGCAGGATGCACCGCTTTCAGGCACACCCGTTCCAACATCAGCCAGATTGTATTATGGGTGGGTGATGCTGCCGCTGTCGATGTTAGCCATCATGGCGACCTCGGCGGGGCAGACCTACGGAATCTCTGGCTTCAATGCAGGAGTCGGTGCATCGCTGATGCTGACTGAGACGGAACTCGCTAAAGCTTACATGCTCGGCACAATTCTCGGAGCGATCCCGATCGCCTACTTTGGCCACTTGATGGACCGCTTCGGTTTACGGAAAACGGTTTTGGTCGCTATCACACTCTTCTCGATGGCGTGCATCCTGATGGCAGCGACAACCAACTGGTTCCTGCTAGTGATCTCATTTTGCCTGCTCCGAATGCTCGGTCCGGGGACTCTCGCCATGTTGAGTGGAAACATGATGGCGTTCTGGTTTCACCGTCGACTGGGCTCGGTTGAAGCGATTCGGAAGTTGAGCCTTTCTGTAGCCATGGGGACAGTTCCGATTCTGAATCACTGGATGCTTGAACGTTTTGGTTGGAGAAGCTCTTACTTCATTTGGGGGATTGGCATCTGGGTCGGGCTGTTTCCACTCTTCTACTTTCTGTATCGGAATCGCCCGGAAGATGTTGGTCAAAGTTTAGATAGTCGTCGTGCACCAGAAGCGAACGATGTGAAAAATGTCTTGACGGGAATGCCCTTTGCCGAAGTGGTCAAGACTTCGGCGTTCTGGGCACTCTCAACAGGGTCTGGTGTCTTTGCACTCGTGATGACGGCGATCGTTTTCAATCGAATTTCCATCATGGAGCAGCAGGGGCTGGACGGGATTGAAAGTGCCTACATGATTTCCGCACTCTCAGCGACATGGGCGGTGACTCAGTTTCTTTCTGGAAATCTGGTAGATCGGTTTCCTCCCAAACCGTTTTTGATACTCGGTCAGCTTCTCTTTTGTCTGAGCGTTCTGTCTCTGCGCGGGGCGAATTCGTCGGCTGCGGTGTTATTGACTGGGGTATTGATGGGAGCAGGACAGGGGTTCTACTCGGGAGCGTCGCACCCGGTTTGGCCTCGATATTTTGGAAAGTTGCATCTTGGGAAGATTACGGGAATTTGGATGGCTGCAATGGTTGCAGCGTCTGCTACTGGGCCGTATTTCGCAGGTGTGGTTCGCGATGTGACCGGTTCGTTCAGTGCTTCCCTGTTGATATTTGCAGTATTTCCGATTCCCGTCGCCATTCTGACTCTCTTTTCCGACTTTGGGCCAACTCCGGGAAGACGTCCGATTTCCAATGGTTTAGCCTGA
- a CDS encoding sulfatase family protein, with amino-acid sequence MTSPAPNLLWICSDQQRYDTIRALGNSLVNTPNIDKIIEKGVTFTHAYCQSPVCSPSRASFLTGRYPRTTRCRQNGQTIPADERLLPRILKDHGYRCGLAGKLHLSSCSDGKVETRIDDGYDVFHWSHHPQPDWPENAYQQWLNSKGVQWDELYAAPEVGYVKAGVPAEFHQTTWCAEMAIEFIHENQNRPWMFSVNMFDPHHAFDPPQEYLDRYDPSQMPLPKTSPGELDSKPEFQQLDHVWAHNQEGGMRVDEISPEESQRITAAYYAMVELIDDQVGRMISALDKTGQLENTIVVFMSDHGEMLGDHGIYLKGPHFYEQAVHVPLAVQWPQRFAQGLRSEAFVELIDLVPTFCEAMNIPIEPQIQGKSLYQICTGEANPDQHRDSVYCEYTNSWTHHRAYGTMFRTRKYKIVVYHGTPDGELYDLESDPDEFQNLWDDPLSQEMKMELMKQAFDASVFTMDPMPPRLGPF; translated from the coding sequence ATGACATCCCCAGCTCCAAATCTGCTCTGGATATGCAGCGATCAACAACGGTATGACACCATCCGTGCGCTGGGGAACAGTCTGGTCAACACTCCCAATATCGATAAGATTATCGAGAAGGGTGTGACGTTCACGCATGCTTATTGTCAAAGCCCTGTTTGCAGTCCAAGTCGGGCATCGTTCCTCACTGGGCGATATCCCAGGACCACGCGTTGTCGACAGAATGGACAGACGATACCGGCGGACGAACGGTTGCTGCCACGAATTCTTAAAGACCATGGGTATCGTTGCGGTCTGGCTGGGAAGCTTCATCTCAGTTCGTGTTCCGATGGGAAAGTTGAAACGCGAATCGACGATGGGTACGACGTTTTCCACTGGAGTCATCATCCGCAACCCGATTGGCCGGAGAACGCTTATCAACAATGGTTGAATTCGAAAGGAGTCCAGTGGGACGAGTTGTACGCCGCTCCTGAAGTCGGATATGTGAAAGCGGGCGTCCCAGCTGAGTTTCACCAAACAACTTGGTGTGCCGAGATGGCCATTGAATTCATTCATGAGAATCAAAACCGCCCATGGATGTTTTCAGTGAACATGTTTGATCCTCACCACGCTTTCGATCCTCCGCAAGAGTATCTGGATCGGTATGATCCGTCTCAAATGCCGCTTCCGAAAACTTCGCCCGGGGAACTCGATTCAAAACCGGAATTTCAGCAACTGGACCACGTTTGGGCTCACAATCAGGAAGGAGGGATGCGAGTCGATGAGATCAGCCCGGAGGAGTCGCAGCGAATCACGGCTGCTTATTATGCGATGGTCGAATTGATCGATGATCAGGTCGGACGGATGATTTCAGCTTTGGATAAAACCGGGCAGTTGGAGAATACGATTGTCGTTTTTATGTCCGACCATGGCGAGATGCTGGGTGATCATGGCATCTATCTCAAAGGCCCTCATTTCTACGAACAGGCTGTTCATGTTCCACTCGCAGTTCAATGGCCTCAGCGATTTGCACAAGGGTTGCGCTCAGAGGCTTTCGTCGAATTGATTGACCTCGTACCGACGTTTTGTGAAGCGATGAACATCCCGATTGAGCCGCAAATTCAGGGGAAGAGTCTCTATCAAATTTGCACGGGTGAAGCGAACCCCGACCAGCATCGAGACTCTGTCTATTGCGAATACACTAACTCCTGGACTCATCATCGTGCGTATGGGACGATGTTCCGGACTCGCAAATATAAAATTGTTGTCTATCATGGCACTCCTGACGGGGAGCTGTATGATCTTGAAAGTGACCCCGATGAATTTCAGAATCTCTGGGATGATCCACTTTCGCAAGAGATGAAAATGGAGTTAATGAAGCAGGCGTTCGATGCCTCTGTTTTCACGATGGACCCAATGCCTCCCAGGCTCGGGCCATTTTAG